AACAAAATCACCGGATATTACCTCGACAAAAAAACACAACAGAAAGAAACTATTGATATGCCGGGGGAAAATTATTTCGACAGCAGCAGCTATCCTTCTCTTCTCCGGTATCTGCCGCTTAAAGAAAACTACACCGCGGAACTTTCTATTTTTGATTATAACCCGGCTGCCAAAAAAGGAATCATAAAAGCGTACATATCAGGAGTACAAAAAACCGATCTCAACGGAAAGAAAGTCTGGGCTGTAAAAACAACGGATGATATTAGTGATAAAACATCAACCGTCACTTATTACATAGATCCCGAAACAAGAAAAGTCCTGAAGCAGGAAATAGATATGGGCGGAAGAAAAATGATGATGGAACCTATTCAGCGATAATGATTTTCCAGAAATCCAGCAGATACCAATCACCTGAACGGGGCTACATACTGTACACGGCATGCAGGGCAAAAAGCTTTACCTTTGGAATACTTCATAACACCAAATGTCAAAGCTCCTGATTGACTTTAAATGTTCAGGAATACAGAACAATAAAATATATGGTATGAAAAATCTAAAATCATTAAGCAAAGAAGCCCAAAAATCTATTCATGGCGGCGGAAGAATTGTCTGCTGCGATTACAACAATCAGGGAAAATGTATCTTATGGATCGGGCCGGGACAGTATTGTCCTTAATCTAAGGAATCATTCAATGTAAAACATCAGCCGGAAATTTTCCGGCTTTTTATTTTTCTGCCAAATTTTCACACTGAGGAATAAAACTCTGCCATTTCATCCACCCCCTGCCTGTGGCATACATTTAGAGAATTACTAGAGAGAAATAATTAAAAAATAAATATATTATGTCAGTAAACTTTAAACCATTGGCAGACAGAGTTCTTATCGAGCCGATTGCTGCAGAAACTAAAACAGCTTCAGGTATTATTATTCCGGACACTGCGAAAGAAAAACCGCAAGAAGGTACTGTAGTGGCAGTAGGTCCTGGTAAAAAAGATGAGCCTACAACTGTTCAGGTAGGTGACAAAGTTCTTTATGGAAAATATTCAGGTTCTGAATTAAAGCTAGACGGGAAGGATTATTTAATTGTAAGAGAGGCTGATCTACTAGGAATTATTGGATAAGATACAGTAGGCATTAGGCTATAAGCAATAGGCAATGAGAGACTACAAAAAATATGATATCTGGAAAATTGCTCATGAGTTGGTAAAAGAAATTTATACTACTTCTGAAAACTTTCCAAAATCTGAACTTTTTGGTCTTACGTCTCAAATAAGAAGAGCATCCGTCTCTATCCCAACAAATATTGCCGAAGGTTGTGGAAGATCTACAGATAAAGAATTTGCAAGATTTTTAGAAATAAGTATTGGTTCTACAAACGAAACAGAATA
This region of Chryseobacterium vaccae genomic DNA includes:
- a CDS encoding bacteriocin-like protein → MKNLKSLSKEAQKSIHGGGRIVCCDYNNQGKCILWIGPGQYCP
- a CDS encoding DUF3108 domain-containing protein, producing the protein MKNFLFLLIISSANLFSQSLLTPKQNKIDPKLIKDEVSEFSWYAENAGNKMEIGSIINELKKINKTDLLIKTTVKMKQMNGSWIDSTIVKTADFQPVYHSSYNPMRDMVLQSGKNKITGYYLDKKTQQKETIDMPGENYFDSSSYPSLLRYLPLKENYTAELSIFDYNPAAKKGIIKAYISGVQKTDLNGKKVWAVKTTDDISDKTSTVTYYIDPETRKVLKQEIDMGGRKMMMEPIQR
- a CDS encoding four helix bundle protein, whose product is MRDYKKYDIWKIAHELVKEIYTTSENFPKSELFGLTSQIRRASVSIPTNIAEGCGRSTDKEFARFLEISIGSTNETEYLLLLSCDLGFTTEEKLLSLNPKLNLIRQKLIQLRKKLLNNN
- a CDS encoding co-chaperone GroES — translated: MSVNFKPLADRVLIEPIAAETKTASGIIIPDTAKEKPQEGTVVAVGPGKKDEPTTVQVGDKVLYGKYSGSELKLDGKDYLIVREADLLGIIG